The DNA region TGGAAGATCGTTTACTTGAGttaaagtacaaaagtaaaagtactcatagtgcagaatggcccatttcagaatatatattattggattataagtATTTATGCATCACACACTGCTGTACCAGtaagatcctttacttcagtaaaagtaccaataccacactataaaaatactgttacaagtccttcattgaaaatgtcaccacaGTATAAGTACTCAATGCAGTAAATGTCCTGagactgttatactattatgtCATTAGACTATTATTaatcatgtaaaaatatatatttagattactcatgtaaaaataaacaaacccaAAGCAAAAAGCATTTATAGCAACACGTTACAGATGAGACTCTGCaggttaaaaacataaaaatgtttaatgaactATACAAATTGAATTCAGCAGaaattatatatacacagatgTACAGATTAAAATGCCACTAAGCAGGTTTGGAGGCAGCAACAggaccaacagtcaaacagaTTCATTCATCTTcagtcatcctcctcctcatcggGCAGCGGTCTGGACCTGCAGACGGAAAATAAACCAGGTCAGAAGACAAACATGGTTTCACAACTTCTCTAAAGATACAAGGAAACTTATTTTGGTGGCTTTAAAGAGCATGCTCACAAACATCAGCACAGGATCAgtctgtacacacaaacatgttttatagtCAGTTTAATGTAACTTTACATGTATAATCAGATTCTACTTCATTGTTTAACTCGAGTCACAACAAAACAGGCAAAGATAAGAGCTTGTTCATAAACAACTCAGGCAGGATGTTAGTCAGTTAATATTGATCAGATACCTGAATGTCAGCACTGATACAAAAAGCTCCACTGTTCAGTGTAAACCGTTTTCTACAAAACCATTTAAATGACTCAATAACATAACTTCACTATTATCTACCTTCAGGAGGAACAGTCAAACGCACAGTGAGACCTGTGATCATTCAAAGTCAACGTAACATTGTTTCTGGAgagacatgttgctgttgagttCTTCAAATGTAATTATGAGCTTTAAGCGCCACATGTTCATCATCATATTCACTGATGACAGAAGAGGTGAATATATCAAAATCTGCGCAGTGAGATACCAGTAGGAGTTACTGGGGAAATGTCTTGTGAACtgggtgaactggccctttaacaGCTGTCCTCTTCTGATCAGAGGAGCCTGCAGATCACCTCCCAGTCCGTCCACAAACAAACTAGTGTAGCGCCGGCTGACATTTTACAGGTCAAACGATCAATCTAGAAAATAATTAACTGATTTAACGTaataatagttagttgcagcccagaCAAGTCTGCTTGTATTGTTTGATGGATCAATGCGTCTCCAGAAGAACAGTGAGCCTGAACTCTGAAGTCTCTTATTTATTAGAGAGATAACTCACAGCTGACTAACGGGACCAGATGTGGAGGAGAAACCCTCCAGATTAAAGCCCAGCGGCGGGTCATCTACCAGTAAGGACTTGTAAAATTCAAATAATGTGGCAGAATGCAGCAGGCCAACGTACTTCCTGCTGGCCTTTGACATCCCACTGCCTCCAgcctcttcatcatcctcaacCTCCCTGGGCCTCTGGTTCTCCTTCTCAGGCTTCCTCGGGGGACCACCGAAGAAGTCTCCGATGCCCTTCTGCCAGGTCGGTGTGGGACGGGGACACACTGGGTTACCGCCAGCATATTTGCCCTTTGCTGTGAATTTAAAACACCATAAGCTCATTATCAACTCCATCACATCATGTCCTGTGTATATACTGAGCGTGGGGTTGTGTCAGGTATGGTAGTGGTTGCAGCGACTGACCAGGTGTGGATGCCTGgctgctggagcaggaggaggaattGGCCGAACTGGATCCCAGGGACTTCCGGggtgcagcagctgcaacagctgcaaacacaatcaaacacactcTGATGACTGGGtgtgtaataaaacataaaaaggaagAATCGGATCAAGGACAGCCATCATAAGTGGGAAACCATCATTGAAGCAGTAAAATGACACTTTATTGCACCCTGTGGGGAACTGAtgtgaaagaaaagcagagtaCAGTTTGGATATAATGtcacaaaaagcaaacagtggGCTAAGTGAGCTTTTaagcttgtttaaaaaaaataaaaaataagctAAAGTGCGGAAATGTGCCAGTGTCTGCGTGTATGCATTAACGCTATAGATACTCACAATTGGGGTTTTCACGCAATTCGACCTAAACCAAGTTTTAAAAAGATCACTTTTACTAATTCGAGAACTGAACGGCGGATCAATCGTATGCCGAATTTAGCAGAAGACCCCGTCGGTTAAGACAATATTGTCAGTCATGCACGGTTACACGTGCTATCAACGATATGCAAGAACGCTTTAAATTAAGTAACTTTTTTAAGACGGGTTTGGTGTGACGCCCGAACAAAGCCGCACTGCGGCGCTCAAAACTGGCGCCAGTTTCTAGAATACAAGACACTACCTTATGGAAAAGACGAAGTAAAATGTCATCTCTTCTGTGGATCAGAATGCTAAGGTAGAACTACGATTTTGAAGACAGCACcactttaaattgtttttttaaataatggcTTCGGCTATTCAGGAGGAACGAAGAACGCAGCTAACTCAGCCTCCGTGTTGGCGGGAGGCTGTTGTTTGGAAGACTGGTGGTCCGGGATTTAACCATGGATTTAACAGATTGACATGTTAATATATAACCTAGGTTATCAAATAATATAACATGTAACACATAACGTGTCCTGGCCTGTCCGGGGAAAACAATCATGTCACTCTGTCTGCTTTGTTTGGCTAGTGAGTGCTCGCCTGGCCCGCCAGACTACATGACAACATTATCACAAATTAGCTATTTTATGCTGAATTCGTAATAAATATCTGCAATGTGTTACTGTACCTTTTCTATACGACCCGGGAACACTGTCGGCTTTAGTCCTCACCATATTGGTAGCGACCTGTAAAGTCAAATGCTGTTTCAACACCAACTACACTGACCACAatgtgtgaagtgaagtgtCCCGCCTTGGTTTAAAAAGAACAGCGGATGGGGCGGgagatttcttcttctgttattCTGTTCTGGTAGATTTTACACAGCGACGGCGTAACGCTGCCCCCTTCGGACGAGGGCagcaaacactgtaaacacttcTGCTTTCTTCTGCAGACCGAGAAAACCAACGGAACAGTGTTCCCAAATTCACATCACATAATTCGTCCATCAGGGTGTGTTTTTGAATCGGAGCCACAAACCTCTAATGGCTCATCTCATCCATGTGATCTTCACATGTCCAGTTGATTTAATTCACAGATTCACAGACTGTTCTGAAGGATAATAACGGAaccttttcccctccttctccaaTGCCTCCTGCCAGGTCACATATGTCTGACTCATTGTTTTATTAACCAAAATCCCCTTATTTCAAGAAGAGCTCTTAGAGCCATCCTTTTTTACAGTATTATGATGTAACAATAAAGTTTTAACgaggaacaaaaaaacagccaagGTATCAGGAATGTACAGTTGACTAATGAATTAGAATTACCAAACTGGGCCAGATGCTGCTTTGTCAAAACTGGACTActatatttaaattatttaccAGCTTTTGATAAActactgaaatgattaaaaccAAGCAAGCATTTATTATTTAccaatatgtatattttaattcCTGATTAGATCCATAATTGttctggtttttatttgtttttatattgtagTATCAGTATATTGTagtcattttgtattattatgaGTGGCTTAGTTCACAAACAGGTAATTATAAAACCAAAGGAAATATTTGTAAATTGAAATAAGTGTCCATTGACATTCAATCAGTTAACTGCATATTTTAAATTAACGTTAATGTCCTGCTTCTatatttaatacacatttatttaaaatatgcaTTAAATAGCATGTTTCATAATATACTTGCTTGTAAAACAAAGTTATGTTGTACAATAAAGTTACAAAAAAGTTTCTACTGTTTGTCCCTCCCGGTGCTCCGTAGTGGCGGTTTATTAGCTGCAGGCGtatctcaaaacaaaacagctttaACAACTTATCACTTATTGATTTATCTTTCCGGGTATGTATGACACGTTTTACAGAAAAGCCTTAAACATTTGCATCTTTTCAACAAgttacagcttgttttgtgttgttcagCCAGGTTTTTGTGGCTGTCCGGTAACTTTAAAACCCGCTAAGGCTGATTTAGTCTTCTGTTGTAGCTAGCGTAAACTGTTAGCTAGCGTTTACTAACTTCATCTGCTTTGGTTAGCTTAGTGCTAACTGACGGTTAACTGCCGGTTAGCACCGGCTCACCGAGTGTCACTGCTGGTTTTTAGTGAAACACGAACAAGTGAGCTGGTTGTTGGTATTTTAAAAATTGTTCATTTGTACTTTACCAGAAACGTCCGAGTGTCAGCTGTTGACAGtcttagctaacgttagctgccgCTGATCTGTCACTGTCAGTTAATAACTTATTACTTGTCAGTGTTTTAGTCAGTGcggacaaaataaataaactatcACCTGTTGCTATCATGTCTTATTTCTGTCGGTTTGTTTGACCGGTGAAGAtgtattttcagtgtaaaaagagaaaattcaaaataattacTTTTCCCAGTGATGATCCATTACAGTTAGCTGCTGCACGGCCCTAATACTATACAAAGATACACACAACAGGAGGAGGGACTGAGGCCCTGTGATATCAAATTAAGTCATGTGAATATTGGAAAGACAAGAGTGTTCAGCTATTGTTGCTCCCGACTGAGGAGTCTCAGAGAAGCCAGTGTACATCTTAAATATGatct from Enoplosus armatus isolate fEnoArm2 chromosome 6, fEnoArm2.hap1, whole genome shotgun sequence includes:
- the pclaf gene encoding PCNA-associated factor, which codes for MVRTKADSVPGSYRKAVAAAAPRKSLGSSSANSSSCSSSQASTPAKGKYAGGNPVCPRPTPTWQKGIGDFFGGPPRKPEKENQRPREVEDDEEAGGSGMSKASRKSRPLPDEEEDD